Within the Scytonema millei VB511283 genome, the region GCTCGAAAGCAAGGTTGGCAGGTTCATGCAGCTTTTCCTAAAACTCCTCAAACAACTTCTCTCGCTCAAGATTTTCAGCAGCAAAAAATTAGCTATCACTATTTAGAAATAGCTGAAACTTATACTCGAAAACTCAGAACTTTACGTCAATATTTGCCCGATTGCTTGCGAACGCTCTCCTTGTTTTTACAACTTCAACCCGATGCAGTTATCGTCGTTCTTCCTTGGGTAGACCGCAGTTTAGGTACTATTTTTGCTTGCGCTTATTTAAATATTCCTACAGTGGTGGTGTTTCAGCTAGTTCCTTGTCACATTACCTTAAGCCAGTGGCAATTAACACTTTACAATTGGTCGAGAGTTAGAAATCAACAATGGGTAGCTGTTTCCCAAGATAGTCAAAAGTTAGTTGGTAAGATATTCCAGATGCCAGTTAGTGAAGTGAAATGTATCTATAATGGGACGAAATTAGAGGTAGACAAGAAGCAAAGCCTGCAAGAGATTGTAGCGCTGCGCGATCGCCTCCGCCAAGAATTAGAATTACCGTTAACTAGCCGTTTAGTTTTAACTGTCGGTCGGCTGAATCAACAGAAAGGTTATAGCGACCCGATCCCCATTATTCCCGCGATCGTGAAAGAATTTCCTGAAGTCAAGTTTATTTGGGTAGGAGATGGAGAACTGCGATCGCAGTTAGAAGCAGAAGTCAAAGTAACAAAAATCGAAGCATCTGTACTGTTTCTCGGCTATCGAGCTGACATACCACAGTTACTCAAAGCCGCCGATCTCTTTTTATTTCCCAGTCATTATGAAGGATATCCCTTTGCTTTATTAGAAGCAATGGCTGGCGGTCTGCCAATTGTTGCTTCTAATGCTAATCCTATGCCAGAAATAATTACGGATCGGTTAGATGGTTTATTATTTCGTAAGGGCGATCGCCACGATCTTTTAACAAAGCTAAAGTGGGCTTTGCTAAACCCTCTTTTGATGCGAGGTATGGTAGAAAATGCCAAACTGCGAGTTTGCGAATTCTCTGCAACTAAAATGAGTTGCGAAACTCTGAATTTAGTGCAGCAATTAATTAATGTAAAACAGGAGACAGAAAATAGAAAACATAACGCTGCCTGAGTTAACCATTTTTATTCGATGCAGTGCGATCGATAACCAATTATCTCAAGAGAACCATGAATTATTTTAATTATTTACAAATTTCGGTGTTTGACAAAGTGAGAATAATATGCACAATTTAAAGGTGATTTTTCTGCCTTGGTGGTCGAGAAATCCTTATCAGCAGCTTTTAGTAACGCATCTTCAAGCATTGGGCGTAGGCGTAAAAACTTTTAGTAATAATGGAAAAATCTTTCTGACTCCAGAGGTTATCCGCTGGCGACCAGATGTTATTCATTTCCACTCACTATATCCATTCTATCTATCATCAAATCTGCTGGCTTTTGCGCTCAAGTTTCTATTATTTTTTGCTCAGCTCGTATTTTTAAAATTTGTTGGAATTAGAATTATTTGGACGATTCACGATTTAAAAAACCACGAAAACATGCAAGTGCGTGCGGAGCGAATTTATAGTATTTTTTTTGCTATATTTGCCGATGCTATTATTACCCATTGCGTACAAGCAAAACAGACGGTCATTAAATCATTTCATGTCTTCAATAAAAGTAAAGTTTTTGTTGTTTCACATCCCCACTACATCAACTACTATGAAAATAATATAGACCGCGAGACAGCGCGAAAAAAATTAGGTATAACAGATGCCGAACTAATTTTTTTATTTCTGGGATTGATTCGGGCTTACAAAGGCGTTCCCGAACTCATCGATGCTTTCAAGCAGCTACAACAAGACAAAGTTTATTTAGTTATTGCTGGTAAAGCATCTGAGAAATTAACTCAACAGATTCAGCAGCAAGTGCAAGATTGTCACGAAATTAAATTTATTCCTGGTTTTGTAGCTGACGAGCAATTACAAATCTATATGAATGCTTGCGATGCGATGGTACTGCCATACCGAGATATCTTAACCTCGGGTTCGGTAATTTTAGCTATGTCCTTCGGTCGTGCGTGTGTCGCTCCCCGTAAAGGCTGTATCAGCGAAGTGGTCAGTGACTTAGGAGGGTTTCTCTACAATCCAGAAGAAACGGACAGTTTGTTGTATGCTATGAAAGATGCAATTCAACACAAATCTCAGTTGCAACAAATAGGCGATCGCAACCGCCGAGTAGTGGAGCAGTGGAGCTGGGATAGCTTTGCACGCATGACACTACAAATTTATCAGCATCGATCTCGATCGACATCGAGCTTGCGATCGCCCGTAGATTAAATTTTGTCCATACCAAGCGGTTAGCGAGGAAAGACAAAATGTATGGTTTAACAGAGGTTAACTTGTATAGTTTGCTGAGCAGAACGGCATGAGCCTACGTACTCAAGTCATGCGAGGCGGAACATTCTTAGTTCTGCGCCAAGCATTAGGCATGATTCTCTCTTTGGGAGGTGTTTTACTACTTACCCGCATTTTAGGTCCGAAAACATACGGGCTTTACTCTGCCACGCTAAATATTTTTGTCTACGTTCAAAGTCTCAGTCAGTTAGGAATTGAGATTTATCTGGTGCGACAGAAAGATGAAGAAGACATCAAACTTTATCATCAAGCCTTTACCTTGCTGCTCTTACTGGCGATAGGAGGTACTGGCATATCTCTCATAGGGATACCCTTACTACAAGAGTGGGTACGTCTAGAAGGATTTAGCGATGTGGCTCGCGTCATGTTTCTGGGTCTGCCAGTCGTGTTGCTGAGCCAAGTTCCTTTGGCAAGACTAGAGCGACACTTGGATTACAAACAAGTCGCTTTGATCGAACTGAACGGTCAGTTCGTTTACTACTTAGTTGCCCTTCCCCTGGCTTTTCAGGGAGCTGGTGTCTGGTCGCCTGCGATTGGATGGTGGATGCAACAAGTTATGACTCTAGGACTACTTTACTGGCGGGCAGATTATCGCCCTCGTTGGCATTGGCAACCAGATGTGATTCAGCAAATGCTGAGCTACAGCGTTGGCTACTCTGCTTCCTCCTGGGTTTGGCAACTACGTAACCTGGTCAACCCTCTAGTAGTCGGTAGGTATGCAGGTGCGGAAGCAGTAGGATTTGTCGCCTTAGCGATTCGGATTGTGGAAGTCCTGAGTTTTGTCAAAACCGCAACTTGGCGATTGTCGATCGCAGCTTTGGCTCGTCTCCAAGGCGATCCCGTGCGACTCGGTAAAGCAGTGAGCGAAGGTATGAGCCTTCAGATCTTAGCGCTGGGTCCTCTGTTAGTATTCGTTAGTTGGCTCAATCCTTGGCTGATACCGTTGTTGTTCGGTCAGCACTGGTTGCCAGTCATTCAAATCTATCCTTTTATTGCCCTCAGTTACCTCAGCAACGCCGTGTTCAATCTCCATTGTTCTGTGCTTTACGTCTTGCAGCGCAACTGGGAAGTGACAGCTTTTCACTTAGCACACATTATCTTGTTTGCTGGCACGGCGTTGGTTGTAACCTCTCATTTTAATGGCTTCGTTGGATACGGTTGGGGAGAGGTAGCGGCTTTAGCTAGCTATGCCGTTCTCCATGTTTTTGTCGTGCAGCATATTAAACGTCCTACCTATCGCTTACCTATAATTTGGTGGCTAGCTTTGGTAGGAGCTTTATTTATTTACCAATTGGGTTGGTGGTCGGCTTTAGGTTTGATCGCGCTGTTTTGTATGCCTGCTACCTATCGGCAGTTGAAATACTACATCGACAGCCTGCGGCAAGCTCGATCGGAGCGTTAGCATCACTTGACAAAAATCAGTCATAAGTCAGCCATAAGTCAGTTAAAACAAGGCAAATTTATGCGTTTCAAAGTATCCATAATTGTACCCACATATAATAGTGAGGACTATATTGCCAGGGCAATAAAATCTGTATTGCAACAGACAGAATCTCAAGTAGAAATTATTGTGATAGACGATGCTTCTGTTGATGCTACCGTACAAGTGGTACAACAGTATAAGTGCGATCGCCTCCAATTACTGATAAATGATGGCAACCGGGGACCTAGCTACAGCCGCAATCGCGGTATTGCCGCAGCTAGGGGAGAATGGATAGCTTTGCTAGATTCTGATGATTGGTTTGCCCCTGAAAGAATTGAAAAGTTGCTGCAAGTCGCTCTAGCAGAAGATGCAGATGTAGTAGCCGATGACTTATATCTGATTGCCAATCGGGCCAACCAGCCGTGGGGAACGAGATTTTCTGCTCCGCTAGGATTTGGTTGGCGACGACCTAAGTTTCAAGGAGTTACGCAAATCGATGCAGTAGATTTTATTGAAATGGATTTAGGTGTAGTGAAACCCATATTTAAACGTGATTTTCTCGTTCATCATAATTTGAGTTTCGATGACAATTTACGTTATGGAGAAGACTTTCAATTTTATTTGAAAGCTCTCATTTGTGGGGCAAAATTTATCATCCTTCCTCAGCCCTATTATTATTATTGCTCTCGTCCTGGCTCTCTGATTACTGATTATCTAACATGCCAGCAGCAAATGTATGTAGATATCGATCGCTTCCTTCAAGTCGATGCAGTTCAAAAAAACTTTGCTCTAATACGTTCTTTAACAAGAAGATATAAAATCGTTGGAACTCATTTAAGTATTAGTTTAGCTTACAACCAATTAAAAGCAGTGTTTAAAAGCGAAAAACTGTTCGCCGCGATCGCTAAAATTATTACCAATCCTCAGATCGTTGTCCTATCGATTTTACATATCATCAGAAACTTAACACAGCGAGCGGCTCCGCTGTGGGTTGCGCTATCTCGCAATTCAAAAAAAATCAGTTTAAATCGCATATAGAGCGAGTCTTTAGTCACAGTTTTACTAACTACGCGATCGCTATCGAATTTTAAAAACTTAACTTAAAAAGTTAAATTTTTCATAATGAAACTTTTACTTCGTGCGGAAAAGGTATTTACAGTTATATCGTTACTGACTCTGACGGGAGCTTGGTTTCCACGCCTGTATGAAATCGTCAGTGGAGAATCACTGATCGTACTCACATCTGAGGGAGTTGTAGCACTACAAATTCCTTTCTACTCGATTTATATCACTACATTTGCGCTCATATTGCTTCGATGGAAAAAAATTATACAAGCGCTGGTAAAAGGCAAGCTTTTATTATTACTAGTTGCGATCGCGATCGTCTCAATTTTATGGTCAGATGCACCTGCGATTACGCTGCGACGAAGTTTAGCCGTCTCAGGTGCGACTTCATTCGGCATCTATTTAGCTACACGATATAGTCACAAAGAGCAATTGCATCTATTAGCTTGGACTTTTGGAATAGCAGTACTATCTAGTATATTATTTACCATAGCGTTACCAGCTTACGCAATTGTTCCAGACCCAAATAGCGTAGCTTTAGGATCGGTTTGGCAAGGGATATATATCCACAAAAATGTTTTTGGTCGGATTATGACTCTAAGCACAATTGTCTTAGCAATTGTTGCTTTTAGTCCTTCTCAATCTCGATATTTAGCCTGGATCGCCTTGAGCCTTGCAGTCAGTCAAGTGTTACTGTCATTTTCTACTAGTTCTTGGATTATCTTAGCAATTGTTCTAGCACTATTTCCTTTATATCGGGCTTTGCGATGGAACTTTTCTTGGATGTTGCTACTATATATTGCCGTAGCACTATTCTGCGGTAGCTTAGCTGTTCTAATTACGAGCAATTTGGATCTTGTCTTAAATAGTTTGGGAAAAGATTTAACCTTGACTGGTCGAACCAAAGTTTGGTCTGCTGTTATCGACAAAATTGGCGAACGTCCTTGGTTGGGTTATGGATATAGCGCTTTTTGGCGGGGTAATGAAGGAGCATCTGCTTATGTTCGGCTAGCTAGTGGATGGAAAGTAGCTTTCTCTCATAACGGCTTATTAGATCTATGGCTCGATCTAGGATTTATTGGAGTTTCAGTTTACTTAATCGGTTTTTTTAAAGCTTTTACGCAAGCAATAACGTGGATGCGCTGGTCTAAAACATCTTATGGATTATGGCATTTAATCTTGTTAACGTTCATATTTTTAACTAATTTTTCTGAAAGCACAATTTTGAAGTCAAATGATATTTTCTGGGTGTTGTATACAGCAACATACTTTTCGCTGTCACAAAGCTCGATAGATGTTTAGCTTAGCTTAAAACTTCCGCCTATTTTTCAGCTATTAACTACTTGGAGCAAAAATGAATGTCCTCTAGCCTAGCAGTTTTTATCCCGAGTCTCGATGGTGGCGGAGCCGAAAGAGTTATGCTCAACCTCGCTGATGGTTTTGCTGCTCAAGGTGTAAAAGTTAGTTTAGTTTTAGTTAAGGCAGAGGGACCATATCTGTCGCAAGTATCTTCAAAGGTAGAATTAGTCACTTTGGGAAGTCGGCAGAAGTTACTGCTCAGCTTTCCCGATTTGATAAATTATCTGCGGCGAGAGCAACCTGTCGCAATGTTATGCGGACAAGAGGATGCCAATATAGTCGCACTTTGGGCAAAGCAACTGATGAAAGTATCGACTCAAATGGTCGCGATCGTCCACAATCATCTCTCACGCGATGCCCAAACTTCTACCCTACTCAAAAGACAACTGACACCTCATCTGGTACGTTGGTTCTACCCTTGGGCGGATAAAATTGTCGCTGTGTCTCAAGGGGTGGCTGAGGATCTCGTCGATATTGGTTTACCAAAAGACAAAATTCAGGCAATTTATAATCCCGTCGTAACTCCAGAACTGCACGACCGGGCAAGAGAAAGTATATCTCATCCTTGGTTTGCGCCAGACCAACCTCCAGTGATTATGGGAGCGGGAAGGCTAGAGAATCAGAAGGATTTTCCAACTTTGATCCGTGCTGTTGCTCAGTTACGGCAGCAGCGTCCCGTGCGGCTGATGATTTTGGGCGAAGGGACAAAACGACCTGAATTAGAGGCTTTGATAAGGGAACTCGGTTTAACAGATAGCGTTGCCATGCCAGGATTTGTGAGTAATCCATACGCTTATATGGCAAGGGCAAATGTTTTTGTCCTCTCGTCGATCTGGGAAGGTTTTGGTAACGTGCTAGTAGAAGCGATCGCAGTTGGAACTCCGGTGGTTTCTACTAATTGCAAAAGTGGTCCGGCAGAAATTTTAGAACATGGCAAGTATGGCAATTTAGTCGCCGTAGGGGATGTCATGGGGATGGCTGAGGCGATCGCCCAGACGCTAGACTGTCCGCCAGCATCTACTGAATTACAGCGTCGAGCCGAGCGATTTTCTACTGCAAAAGTTTTGGCAGAGTATCGACAGATTCTACAAATAACCTAGTACAAAAGTCAAATATTCGTACGGGCGGGTTTGTTTGCAAATGTTACATGTTCAGGTAGGATTGGTTGTTGAAACCCGCCCGTACAAAAGTCAAACATTCGTAGGGGCGGGTTTGTTTTCAAATGTTACATGGTTTGCGCAGATTTTGCTGTGGAAACCCGCCCGTACACCAATTTAAAATCGTGGGAATTAGCATATGAAAAAGAGCGGTGAAAAACAAATTAATGTTCTCATGGTGGGAGACAGCTTATCTAAGCAGGGAGGAATTGTCACTTTAGAAAAGTATATGCTGAAACACGCTCCTGCTAACGTGCAAATTCAACATATTGGTACGGCAGTTGATGGTTCGGCAATGCAAAAGGCTTTTGGGTTTGCGATCGCCTTGGTGCGGGTTATCTTGGTACTACTGACGAAAAAAGTGGATATCGTTCACGCGCATGTAGCCGAGAGAGGCAGTGCTTATCGCAAATCAATCGTGACTTTAATTGCTAAATTCTTATTTCGTAAACCCGTGATTTTACATTCTAATAGTCCTGAGTTTCATGAATTTTATCAGGGGTTATCTTTGAATGTTAGACAAGGGTTGCTGTGGGCATTTAGTCAGTGCGATCGCTTCATTACTGTTTCCGATAGTTGGCGTAATTTCTATGTGGATAAATTTGGTTTAAAACCAGAACAAGTTTTGGTACTGGCTAATCCAATTGAATTACCAATTCAAGTTCCTCACCGAGAACGGGCGAACCAAATTAATCTTGTTTTCTTAGGACGCATCGGACAGCGTAAAGGCACTTTCGATCTGATTCGCGCTTTTGCCATGTTACCTGAGCCGATAAGAAACCAAGCAAATTTAATCTTGGCAGGAGATGGAGAGGTTGACAAAGCCCGCGATTTAGTCACGAGCTATCATTCAAATATTAGTAATATTAGCGATCGCATTACTATATATGACTGGCTCAATCCAAAGCAACGAGATGCTTTATTAACCAAAGCGCATGTCTTTATTTTACCTACTTACAATGAAGGATTGCCCTTAGCTTTGCTAGAAGCAATGGGATGGGGATTACCTGTCATCACAACGCCAGTAGGGGGGATTCCCGATTTGATTGTCTCGGGAAAAAATGGTTTATTAGTCCAACCTGGAGATATTCAACAACTTTCCACTGCTATTGAATCGCTGATTCAGGATGAAAACTTGAGACTTGCTTTGGGTAGTGCGGCGAGGGAATGCGTCACGCCTTTGGATGTCAAAAGTTATTTCAGTTTCCTATTGCAAATCTACGATCTAGTATTAGGCTTTCAGGAAAATCAGTAGTCAAAAGTCAAAATGTATAGAGTTAATAGTAGCGAGCAATGCGATCGCCCTGAGAATAGAAGTTAAAAGTGTAACAGCTTACATACCAGAAAGTAGGTAGCAGTAATAATTGGTATAAGAAAACTTATCAACCAATTTTAAAGAAAAAATTAAATAACTGTGTCTGTCCGAAAAGTAGGTTTATAACCTCGCTGTTTCCAACCTAGATTTTTTCGGTAAAACCAATGAATCATCGGCAAATCACAAGACGGCTAGCAATTGCTCTAGGGTTAAGTACCTTTGCAGGTGTAAGCGTATCACCACTGCTGAAACTTGACAATTTGAGCCAACAGGCTGAAGCAGTAGAAAGTGGAACGCAAGATTTTACGATTGTCGGCAATGCAAGTTTACGCGATCGAGCAGCAGCCAAAAGATTTCTTTTTGGAGCAGCAACAGGATACCATAAACTAACCAACGATGCAGCGCTGAATGCGAAATTTCGCCAAGATTGTGCCATTTTAATGGCAGAAGAAGATTTATTATGGGGTGCGCTTCGTCCAGATGCAGACACTTTTGCCTTTACCAAAGGTGATTGGCTAATTGATTACGCTCGCCAACACAAAATGTTAGTTGGTGCTACTCATTTGGTATGGCATGAATATATGCCTCAGTGGTTGGAAGAAAAGCTGAATAAGCAAAATGCCGAACAGATCCTACTGCAACATATCAATAAAGTTGTGACACGCTATGCTAAAAAGATTCATTTTTGGTCTGTAGTGAACGAAGCAATCTTAACTTCCGATAAACGACCGGATGGATTGCGAAAAACGCCGTGGTTAGAATTTTTAGGACCCGATTATATTGAGATGGCATTTCGTGCTGCTGCTGCCGCAGATCCGCAAGCTTTGTTGCTATATAACGACAACGCTTTGGAATACGATATTCCCTATCATGACGAAAGACGAGCAGCGGTATTAAAATGGTTGGAAAGATTGAAAGCTAAAGATACTCCCATACACGGTTTAGGTTTACAATCTCATATAGGCAAATTAGATAATTTTAGCCCCAAAAAACTGAAAACTTTTTTGCGTGATGTTGCTAGTCTGGGTTTAAAGATCGTTATCACTGAAATGGATGTTGGAGATGCAGGAATGCCGACAGACATTAAAGTACGCGATCGCATGGTTGCCGAAGTTTACAAACAGTTTCTCTCGGTAGTCTTGGAGGAACCAGCGGTTTTGGGCGCAATTACTTGGGGATTGAGCGATAAGTATACATGGCTTTCTAACTATGCACCTAGAGAAGACGGCACGCCAGTACGTTCGCTACCATATGATGCTGAGATGAATCGTAAGTTAGCTTGGAATGGGATTGCTCTTGCTTTCGAGCAGCTGAAACAACGTCGTAAATCTTCTAAACTTTGGCTGGCATGGAGAAGACTCCAAACACAAGTTTAAAAGTGAAAGTTGTTTGACCAATTTTTTATGTCTACGCCGCAGAAGATCCCCCCAACCCCCTTTTTAAGGGGAGCATTGTTGCCCTGGTTATTAAGGAAAGCATTGTTTCTCTCTCATTAACACAATCATTTTTACCCCTCATCAAGGAAAGCATTATTTCCCATTATTTCCCCCCTTGATAAGGGGGGTTAGGGGGGATCGGAGCTTTGCCATAACAAACAGAATTAGTGTCCCCCCTTATTAAAGGGGATTAGGGGGAATCGCATCTTTGCCATAACAGGCAGAATTAATGCTACTGGCTAGCAATGAGTAGCACACTTTTTTTATCTAAAACTCACGACGAGAGAACACAATAATTGCGATCGCCAACATTAATACTGTATAAACCACACCATAGATAGCATTAGTTATCA harbors:
- a CDS encoding endo-1,4-beta-xylanase, with the translated sequence MNHRQITRRLAIALGLSTFAGVSVSPLLKLDNLSQQAEAVESGTQDFTIVGNASLRDRAAAKRFLFGAATGYHKLTNDAALNAKFRQDCAILMAEEDLLWGALRPDADTFAFTKGDWLIDYARQHKMLVGATHLVWHEYMPQWLEEKLNKQNAEQILLQHINKVVTRYAKKIHFWSVVNEAILTSDKRPDGLRKTPWLEFLGPDYIEMAFRAAAAADPQALLLYNDNALEYDIPYHDERRAAVLKWLERLKAKDTPIHGLGLQSHIGKLDNFSPKKLKTFLRDVASLGLKIVITEMDVGDAGMPTDIKVRDRMVAEVYKQFLSVVLEEPAVLGAITWGLSDKYTWLSNYAPREDGTPVRSLPYDAEMNRKLAWNGIALAFEQLKQRRKSSKLWLAWRRLQTQV
- a CDS encoding glycosyltransferase codes for the protein MSSSLAVFIPSLDGGGAERVMLNLADGFAAQGVKVSLVLVKAEGPYLSQVSSKVELVTLGSRQKLLLSFPDLINYLRREQPVAMLCGQEDANIVALWAKQLMKVSTQMVAIVHNHLSRDAQTSTLLKRQLTPHLVRWFYPWADKIVAVSQGVAEDLVDIGLPKDKIQAIYNPVVTPELHDRARESISHPWFAPDQPPVIMGAGRLENQKDFPTLIRAVAQLRQQRPVRLMILGEGTKRPELEALIRELGLTDSVAMPGFVSNPYAYMARANVFVLSSIWEGFGNVLVEAIAVGTPVVSTNCKSGPAEILEHGKYGNLVAVGDVMGMAEAIAQTLDCPPASTELQRRAERFSTAKVLAEYRQILQIT
- a CDS encoding O-antigen ligase family protein, which gives rise to MKLLLRAEKVFTVISLLTLTGAWFPRLYEIVSGESLIVLTSEGVVALQIPFYSIYITTFALILLRWKKIIQALVKGKLLLLLVAIAIVSILWSDAPAITLRRSLAVSGATSFGIYLATRYSHKEQLHLLAWTFGIAVLSSILFTIALPAYAIVPDPNSVALGSVWQGIYIHKNVFGRIMTLSTIVLAIVAFSPSQSRYLAWIALSLAVSQVLLSFSTSSWIILAIVLALFPLYRALRWNFSWMLLLYIAVALFCGSLAVLITSNLDLVLNSLGKDLTLTGRTKVWSAVIDKIGERPWLGYGYSAFWRGNEGASAYVRLASGWKVAFSHNGLLDLWLDLGFIGVSVYLIGFFKAFTQAITWMRWSKTSYGLWHLILLTFIFLTNFSESTILKSNDIFWVLYTATYFSLSQSSIDV
- a CDS encoding oligosaccharide flippase family protein → MSLRTQVMRGGTFLVLRQALGMILSLGGVLLLTRILGPKTYGLYSATLNIFVYVQSLSQLGIEIYLVRQKDEEDIKLYHQAFTLLLLLAIGGTGISLIGIPLLQEWVRLEGFSDVARVMFLGLPVVLLSQVPLARLERHLDYKQVALIELNGQFVYYLVALPLAFQGAGVWSPAIGWWMQQVMTLGLLYWRADYRPRWHWQPDVIQQMLSYSVGYSASSWVWQLRNLVNPLVVGRYAGAEAVGFVALAIRIVEVLSFVKTATWRLSIAALARLQGDPVRLGKAVSEGMSLQILALGPLLVFVSWLNPWLIPLLFGQHWLPVIQIYPFIALSYLSNAVFNLHCSVLYVLQRNWEVTAFHLAHIILFAGTALVVTSHFNGFVGYGWGEVAALASYAVLHVFVVQHIKRPTYRLPIIWWLALVGALFIYQLGWWSALGLIALFCMPATYRQLKYYIDSLRQARSER
- a CDS encoding glycosyltransferase family 4 protein, which produces MTKLLIIFPSVERGGAEEYALTIAGDARKQGWQVHAAFPKTPQTTSLAQDFQQQKISYHYLEIAETYTRKLRTLRQYLPDCLRTLSLFLQLQPDAVIVVLPWVDRSLGTIFACAYLNIPTVVVFQLVPCHITLSQWQLTLYNWSRVRNQQWVAVSQDSQKLVGKIFQMPVSEVKCIYNGTKLEVDKKQSLQEIVALRDRLRQELELPLTSRLVLTVGRLNQQKGYSDPIPIIPAIVKEFPEVKFIWVGDGELRSQLEAEVKVTKIEASVLFLGYRADIPQLLKAADLFLFPSHYEGYPFALLEAMAGGLPIVASNANPMPEIITDRLDGLLFRKGDRHDLLTKLKWALLNPLLMRGMVENAKLRVCEFSATKMSCETLNLVQQLINVKQETENRKHNAA
- a CDS encoding glycosyltransferase family 4 protein produces the protein MKKSGEKQINVLMVGDSLSKQGGIVTLEKYMLKHAPANVQIQHIGTAVDGSAMQKAFGFAIALVRVILVLLTKKVDIVHAHVAERGSAYRKSIVTLIAKFLFRKPVILHSNSPEFHEFYQGLSLNVRQGLLWAFSQCDRFITVSDSWRNFYVDKFGLKPEQVLVLANPIELPIQVPHRERANQINLVFLGRIGQRKGTFDLIRAFAMLPEPIRNQANLILAGDGEVDKARDLVTSYHSNISNISDRITIYDWLNPKQRDALLTKAHVFILPTYNEGLPLALLEAMGWGLPVITTPVGGIPDLIVSGKNGLLVQPGDIQQLSTAIESLIQDENLRLALGSAARECVTPLDVKSYFSFLLQIYDLVLGFQENQ
- a CDS encoding glycosyltransferase family 4 protein — protein: MHNLKVIFLPWWSRNPYQQLLVTHLQALGVGVKTFSNNGKIFLTPEVIRWRPDVIHFHSLYPFYLSSNLLAFALKFLLFFAQLVFLKFVGIRIIWTIHDLKNHENMQVRAERIYSIFFAIFADAIITHCVQAKQTVIKSFHVFNKSKVFVVSHPHYINYYENNIDRETARKKLGITDAELIFLFLGLIRAYKGVPELIDAFKQLQQDKVYLVIAGKASEKLTQQIQQQVQDCHEIKFIPGFVADEQLQIYMNACDAMVLPYRDILTSGSVILAMSFGRACVAPRKGCISEVVSDLGGFLYNPEETDSLLYAMKDAIQHKSQLQQIGDRNRRVVEQWSWDSFARMTLQIYQHRSRSTSSLRSPVD
- a CDS encoding glycosyltransferase family 2 protein — protein: MRFKVSIIVPTYNSEDYIARAIKSVLQQTESQVEIIVIDDASVDATVQVVQQYKCDRLQLLINDGNRGPSYSRNRGIAAARGEWIALLDSDDWFAPERIEKLLQVALAEDADVVADDLYLIANRANQPWGTRFSAPLGFGWRRPKFQGVTQIDAVDFIEMDLGVVKPIFKRDFLVHHNLSFDDNLRYGEDFQFYLKALICGAKFIILPQPYYYYCSRPGSLITDYLTCQQQMYVDIDRFLQVDAVQKNFALIRSLTRRYKIVGTHLSISLAYNQLKAVFKSEKLFAAIAKIITNPQIVVLSILHIIRNLTQRAAPLWVALSRNSKKISLNRI